Proteins from one Thaumasiovibrio subtropicus genomic window:
- a CDS encoding DUF2850 domain-containing protein: MKTNKRHLIQTILLFTFLAVSLFALGLLAMGAVKRGLFEPPPIDNIYGVWEEQEVPGYMADAFEIREDGIYVGGSIVTTRYNFNGVTLTYHVGQQLYLYTYSSQKLIRDKPAHYRSVFVRK; encoded by the coding sequence AATTCAAACTATCCTGCTCTTCACATTTCTGGCAGTGAGTCTATTTGCATTGGGCTTGTTAGCGATGGGAGCAGTGAAGCGCGGCCTGTTTGAGCCGCCACCGATAGACAATATCTATGGCGTGTGGGAAGAGCAGGAAGTCCCGGGCTATATGGCTGATGCCTTTGAGATTCGCGAAGATGGTATTTATGTTGGTGGCTCGATTGTGACCACGCGCTATAACTTTAATGGTGTGACCTTGACCTACCATGTAGGCCAACAGTTGTACCTTTATACCTATTCATCGCAAAAGCTCATCCGAGATAAGCCTGCTCATTACCGCTCTGTTTTTGTCCGAAAGTAA